A region from the Paenibacillus humicola genome encodes:
- a CDS encoding ATP-binding cassette domain-containing protein has protein sequence MPHNRGTGPVVLSLEKVTAEFDGFKALNGVNLQLRRGEIHFLIGPSGAGKTTMLDVMCGKLKPAQGRIIYPDGREHRIVKIGGSRIYKSPVVSGLTVADNLLLALHPNRGIFAALIVKSDKETRRRLADILETTGLKEHALRRAGGLPPGQRKRLEIGMALAQEPQVLLLDEPVAGMSGAEAEKTGELLVRISGQRAVLAAERDMEFVRRFAGRVTIMHEGRLLLDGTMEEVWRNALAAVAIRGESARAEG, from the coding sequence ATGCCGCACAATAGGGGGACGGGACCGGTCGTGCTGTCACTGGAAAAGGTTACGGCCGAATTTGACGGCTTCAAGGCGTTGAACGGAGTGAATCTGCAGCTTCGGCGCGGGGAGATTCATTTCCTTATCGGACCAAGCGGCGCGGGCAAGACGACCATGCTTGACGTCATGTGCGGCAAGCTAAAGCCGGCGCAGGGGCGAATAATTTATCCGGACGGCCGGGAGCATCGGATCGTCAAAATCGGCGGCAGCCGCATCTATAAGTCTCCGGTCGTCTCCGGTCTGACCGTTGCCGACAATCTGCTGCTCGCCTTGCATCCGAACCGCGGCATTTTCGCCGCTCTGATCGTCAAATCCGACAAGGAGACGCGCAGGCGGCTGGCCGACATCCTGGAGACGACCGGGCTGAAGGAGCACGCCTTGCGCCGTGCGGGCGGCCTGCCTCCCGGACAGAGGAAGCGGCTGGAAATCGGCATGGCGCTCGCGCAGGAGCCTCAGGTCCTCCTGCTCGACGAACCGGTTGCCGGCATGTCCGGCGCCGAAGCGGAGAAGACGGGTGAGCTGCTCGTCCGCATTTCCGGTCAGCGCGCGGTGCTGGCGGCGGAGCGCGATATGGAATTCGTACGCCGCTTCGCCGGCAGGGTGACGATTATGCACGAGGGCAGACTGCTCCTGGACGGCACGATGGAAGAGGTGTGGAGAAATGCTCTGGCTGCTGTGGCAATCCGGGGCGAAAGCGCGCGGGCGGAAGGCTGA
- a CDS encoding urease subunit gamma has protein sequence MKLTEREKEKLLVMIAADLARRRQARGLKLNYPEAVAIITYEMMEGARDGKTVAQLMNEGAQILSREDVMEGVPEMIPDIQVEATFPDGTKLVTVHNPIR, from the coding sequence GTGAAACTGACGGAAAGAGAGAAGGAAAAGCTGCTGGTCATGATCGCCGCCGATTTGGCGAGACGCCGGCAGGCACGGGGGCTGAAGCTGAATTATCCGGAAGCGGTGGCCATTATTACGTACGAAATGATGGAGGGGGCGCGCGACGGCAAGACGGTCGCCCAATTAATGAACGAAGGCGCGCAAATCCTGAGCCGCGAGGACGTCATGGAGGGCGTGCCGGAAATGATTCCGGATATCCAGGTCGAAGCGACGTTCCCGGACGGAACGAAGCTTGTGACCGTGCATAATCCGATTCGCTAG
- a CDS encoding urease subunit beta, which produces MIPGEYVLRQEEIECNKGRRTVRLSVLNTGDRPVQVGSHFHFYEINEALKFERDQAFGMRLNIPAGSAVRFEPGDPHTVELVELAGQRKIYGLNNKTNGTAIKE; this is translated from the coding sequence ATGATTCCCGGTGAATATGTGCTGCGGCAGGAAGAGATCGAATGCAACAAAGGGCGGCGGACGGTACGGCTCTCCGTGCTGAACACGGGAGACCGGCCGGTGCAGGTCGGCTCGCATTTTCATTTTTACGAAATCAACGAGGCGCTGAAGTTTGAGCGCGATCAGGCTTTCGGGATGAGGCTGAACATTCCGGCGGGAAGCGCGGTGCGCTTCGAGCCGGGCGACCCGCACACCGTCGAGCTGGTGGAGTTGGCGGGTCAACGCAAAATATATGGCTTGAACAATAAAACGAACGGCACCGCCATCAAGGAGTGA
- the ureC gene encoding urease subunit alpha, producing the protein MSLRMSREQYADMFGPTTGDAIRLADTELFAVIERDFTVYGDEVKFGGGKVIRDGMGQHPLAVRDDGVMDLVITNAVIVDHSGIVKADIGIRDGKIASIGKAGNPLLMDGIDMIIGASTEIIAGEGMIVTAGGIDSHIHFISPQQIDAALSSGITTMIGGGTGPATGTNATTCTPGEWNMYRMLEAAEHFPVNLGFLGKGNSSSPEALEEQVRAGAIGLKLHEDWGTTAAAIDCCLGVADRYDVQVAIHTDTLNEGGFVEETLKAIGGRVIHTYHTEGAGGGHAPDIIKVASYPNILPSSTNPTRPYTRNTIDEHLDMLMVCHHLDPNVPEDIAFADSRIRKETIAAEDILHDLGVFSMISSDSQAMGRVGEVVLRTWQTADKMKKQRGKLPGDEGIGDNGRIKRYVAKYTINPAITHGIADYVGSVEVGKYADLVLWHPAFFGVRPELVLKGGFIAHSLMGDPNASIPTPQPVMYRPMFGSFGKAVRGTSFTFVSQAAYELGIGERLGLTKTLLPVKGVRNLSKADMIHNGEMPRIDVDPQTYEVKVDGQLVTCEPADVLPMAQRYFLF; encoded by the coding sequence GTGAGTTTGCGCATGAGCAGGGAGCAGTACGCCGACATGTTCGGGCCGACGACGGGAGACGCGATCCGGCTTGCGGACACGGAGCTGTTCGCCGTGATTGAACGCGATTTTACCGTCTACGGCGACGAAGTGAAGTTCGGCGGCGGCAAGGTCATTCGCGACGGCATGGGGCAGCATCCGCTCGCCGTGCGGGACGACGGCGTGATGGACCTGGTCATCACGAACGCCGTGATCGTGGACCATTCCGGTATCGTGAAAGCGGATATCGGCATTCGAGACGGAAAAATCGCGTCCATCGGCAAGGCGGGCAATCCGCTCCTGATGGACGGTATCGATATGATTATCGGAGCTTCGACGGAAATTATCGCGGGCGAAGGCATGATCGTGACGGCCGGCGGGATCGATTCGCACATTCATTTTATTTCTCCGCAGCAGATCGACGCCGCGCTGTCCTCGGGCATCACGACGATGATCGGCGGCGGCACCGGCCCCGCCACGGGGACGAACGCCACGACCTGCACGCCGGGCGAATGGAACATGTACCGGATGCTGGAGGCGGCGGAGCATTTTCCCGTCAACCTCGGTTTTCTCGGAAAAGGGAACTCCTCCTCGCCGGAGGCGCTGGAGGAGCAGGTGCGCGCCGGGGCGATCGGCCTGAAGCTGCACGAGGACTGGGGCACGACGGCCGCGGCGATCGACTGCTGTCTCGGCGTCGCCGACCGTTACGACGTGCAGGTCGCGATCCATACCGACACGCTGAACGAAGGCGGCTTCGTGGAGGAGACGCTGAAGGCGATCGGCGGCCGCGTCATCCACACGTACCATACGGAGGGCGCCGGCGGCGGCCACGCGCCGGATATTATCAAGGTGGCGAGCTATCCGAACATTTTGCCGTCCTCGACGAATCCAACGCGGCCGTATACGAGGAACACGATCGACGAACATTTGGACATGCTGATGGTGTGCCATCACCTCGACCCCAACGTGCCGGAGGATATCGCTTTCGCCGATTCGCGGATTCGCAAAGAGACGATCGCGGCGGAGGACATTTTGCACGATCTGGGCGTGTTCAGCATGATCAGCTCGGATTCGCAGGCGATGGGACGCGTCGGCGAGGTAGTGCTCCGGACGTGGCAGACGGCAGACAAGATGAAAAAGCAGCGCGGCAAGCTGCCGGGCGACGAAGGCATCGGCGACAACGGCCGGATCAAGCGGTACGTCGCCAAATATACGATCAATCCGGCGATCACGCACGGCATTGCCGATTATGTTGGCTCGGTCGAGGTCGGCAAATACGCCGATCTGGTGCTGTGGCATCCGGCCTTCTTCGGCGTGCGGCCCGAGCTCGTGCTGAAGGGCGGCTTTATCGCGCACAGCCTGATGGGCGATCCGAACGCGTCGATTCCGACGCCGCAGCCGGTCATGTACCGGCCGATGTTCGGGTCGTTCGGCAAGGCGGTGCGGGGCACCTCGTTCACGTTCGTGTCGCAGGCCGCTTACGAGCTGGGCATCGGCGAGCGGCTCGGGTTGACGAAGACGCTGCTGCCGGTGAAGGGCGTGCGGAATCTGAGCAAAGCCGATATGATTCATAACGGCGAAATGCCGCGGATCGACGTCGATCCGCAGACGTATGAAGTGAAAGTGGACGGGCAGCTCGTGACCTGCGAGCCTGCGGACGTGCTGCCGATGGCGCAGCGGTACTTTTTATTTTAG
- a CDS encoding urease accessory protein UreE, whose protein sequence is MIIERIVGNIATTPLSAAHREKVYMRSDDLVKRIQRVTSDHGRVIGIRLQEPKDLQDGDILFADERNAIVISVIPDRLIVIRPETIRQMGFIAHQLGNRHTPAQFEENEMLVMHDRLIEELLQQHGVPYAVEERSVRQAFRHIGHSHG, encoded by the coding sequence ATGATCATTGAACGCATCGTCGGAAATATCGCCACGACGCCGCTGTCCGCCGCACATCGCGAGAAGGTCTATATGCGCAGCGACGATCTGGTCAAGCGCATTCAGCGCGTGACCTCCGATCACGGCCGGGTGATCGGGATCCGGCTTCAGGAGCCGAAGGATCTGCAGGACGGGGATATTTTGTTCGCGGACGAACGCAACGCGATCGTCATCAGCGTCATCCCGGACCGCCTGATCGTCATCCGCCCGGAGACGATCCGGCAGATGGGCTTTATCGCTCACCAGCTCGGCAACCGGCACACGCCGGCACAGTTCGAGGAGAACGAGATGCTCGTCATGCACGACCGCCTGATCGAAGAGCTGCTGCAGCAGCACGGCGTGCCGTATGCGGTCGAGGAACGGTCGGTGCGGCAGGCGTTCCGC